A stretch of the Modestobacter marinus genome encodes the following:
- the bcp gene encoding thioredoxin-dependent thiol peroxidase has product MTETAPGIDTAPVRLVPGDPAPEFTLPDADGTPVSLSSYRGRRVIVYCYPAALTPGCTVQAVDFTAAAGDLAEAGLDIIGVSPDAPEKLSRFREQEELSITLVSDPEKQVLTAYGAYGPKKLYGKEVVGVIRSTFVVGADGRIEKASYNVKATGHVAKLMRDLGID; this is encoded by the coding sequence ATGACCGAGACCGCACCCGGCATCGACACGGCCCCCGTCCGCCTCGTCCCCGGTGACCCGGCTCCGGAGTTCACCCTCCCGGACGCCGACGGCACACCGGTCTCGCTGTCGTCCTACCGGGGCCGCCGGGTCATCGTGTACTGCTACCCGGCGGCGCTGACCCCGGGCTGCACCGTCCAGGCCGTCGACTTCACCGCCGCGGCCGGCGACCTGGCCGAGGCCGGCCTCGACATCATCGGCGTCTCCCCCGACGCCCCGGAGAAGCTGAGCCGCTTCCGGGAGCAGGAGGAGCTGTCGATCACCCTGGTCTCCGACCCGGAGAAGCAGGTCCTGACCGCCTACGGCGCCTACGGCCCGAAGAAGCTGTACGGCAAGGAGGTCGTCGGGGTGATCCGGTCGACCTTCGTCGTCGGCGCGGACGGCCGGATCGAGAAGGCCTCCTACAACGTCAAGGCCACCGGGCACGTGGCGAAGCTGATGCGCGACCTCGGCATCGACTGA
- a CDS encoding YjbQ family protein: MRSELRSVRTGGVASVVDLTDECAEFVRGEGDGLFQVFVPHATAGIAIIETGAGSDDDLLAQLDELLPRDDRWRHRHGAAGHGRDHVLPAFVPPHASVPVLEGRLALGTWQRICFVDTNVDNPSRHVRFSFLAG; this comes from the coding sequence ATGCGCTCCGAGCTGCGATCCGTCCGGACCGGGGGCGTGGCCTCCGTCGTCGACCTGACCGACGAGTGCGCGGAGTTCGTCCGCGGCGAGGGCGACGGCCTGTTCCAGGTCTTCGTGCCGCACGCCACCGCCGGCATCGCGATCATCGAGACCGGCGCCGGCAGCGACGACGACCTGCTCGCCCAGCTGGACGAGCTGCTCCCCCGCGACGACCGCTGGCGGCACCGGCACGGCGCGGCCGGGCACGGCCGGGACCACGTGCTGCCGGCGTTCGTCCCGCCGCACGCCAGCGTGCCGGTGCTCGAGGGGCGGCTGGCGCTGGGCACCTGGCAGCGCATCTGCTTCGTCGACACCAACGTCGACAACCCCTCGCGGCACGTCCGGTTCAGCTTCCTGGCCGGCTGA
- the rph gene encoding ribonuclease PH has protein sequence MTRPDGRAADQLRPVTITRNWLDHAEGSVLVEFGRTRVLCAASVTEGVPRWRRGSGLGWVTAEYSMLPRATHTRSDRESVKGRIGGRTHEISRLIGRSLRASIDLAALGENSIALDCDVLQADGGTRTAAITGAYVALADAVGWLGERGKLASATPLPNSVAAVSVGVVDGEPRLDLAYEEDVAAGTDMNVVCTGDGGFVEVQGTAEGAVFDRATLDQLLDLAVAGCAELTLAQQVALSA, from the coding sequence GTGACCCGCCCCGACGGCCGCGCGGCCGACCAGCTCCGCCCGGTGACCATCACCCGCAACTGGCTCGACCACGCCGAGGGCTCGGTGCTCGTCGAGTTCGGCCGCACCCGCGTGCTCTGCGCGGCCAGCGTCACCGAGGGCGTGCCGCGCTGGCGCCGCGGCTCGGGCCTGGGCTGGGTCACCGCCGAGTACTCGATGCTCCCGCGGGCCACCCACACCCGCAGCGACCGCGAGTCGGTCAAGGGCAGGATCGGTGGCCGCACCCACGAGATCAGCCGGCTGATCGGCCGGTCCCTGCGGGCCAGCATCGACCTGGCCGCGCTGGGGGAGAACAGCATCGCGCTGGACTGCGACGTCCTGCAGGCCGACGGCGGCACCCGCACCGCGGCGATCACCGGCGCCTACGTGGCCCTCGCCGACGCGGTGGGCTGGCTCGGCGAGCGCGGCAAGCTGGCCAGCGCCACCCCGCTGCCGAACTCGGTGGCCGCGGTCAGCGTCGGCGTCGTCGACGGCGAGCCGCGGCTCGACCTGGCCTACGAGGAGGACGTCGCCGCCGGCACCGACATGAACGTCGTGTGCACCGGCGACGGTGGCTTCGTCGAGGTCCAGGGGACGGCGGAGGGCGCCGTCTTCGACCGGGCGACCCTGGACCAGCTGCTCGACCTCGCCGTCGCCGGCTGCGCGGAGCTGACCCTGGCCCAGCAGGTGGCGTTGTCGGCATGA
- the rdgB gene encoding RdgB/HAM1 family non-canonical purine NTP pyrophosphatase has translation MTQLLLATRNAGKLAELQRLLVTAVPGVEVLGLRDVPEYPEAPETGATFEENALLKAREAVRYTGLPAVADDSGLAVDALNGMPGILSARWSGRHGDDPANTALLLGQLADVPDERRGAAFVCAAALVTPDGGEHVLERHWRGTVVREPRGSNGFGYDPVFVPAGLTVTSAELAPAEKDAISHRGQAFAALLPVIGEVLGGR, from the coding sequence ATGACCCAGCTGCTCCTGGCCACCCGGAACGCCGGCAAGCTCGCCGAGCTGCAGCGGCTGCTGGTCACCGCCGTCCCCGGGGTGGAGGTGCTGGGCCTGCGCGACGTGCCGGAGTACCCGGAGGCGCCCGAGACCGGGGCGACGTTCGAGGAGAACGCGCTGCTCAAGGCACGCGAGGCGGTCCGGTACACCGGGCTGCCGGCGGTCGCCGACGACTCCGGGCTGGCCGTCGACGCGCTCAACGGGATGCCCGGGATCCTGTCCGCCCGCTGGTCCGGCCGGCACGGGGACGACCCGGCCAACACGGCCCTGCTCCTGGGGCAGCTGGCCGACGTCCCCGACGAGCGTCGCGGTGCGGCGTTCGTCTGCGCGGCCGCGCTGGTCACCCCCGACGGCGGTGAGCACGTGCTGGAGCGGCACTGGCGGGGCACGGTCGTCCGGGAGCCGCGGGGCAGCAACGGCTTCGGCTACGACCCGGTGTTCGTGCCGGCGGGGCTGACGGTCACGTCGGCGGAGCTGGCGCCGGCGGAGAAGGACGCGATCAGCCACCGGGGGCAGGCGTTCGCCGCGCTGCTGCCGGTCATCGGCGAGGTGCTCGGCGGCAGGTAG
- a CDS encoding glycosyltransferase, protein MTDPAPAGATTYPAPGPAADRSVVPERLGTVLVEQGVLTAAQLAEALAQHERVGAPLGSVVLAKGWVTRRELYVGLAAVWGADLAFVDPVEVDEELARRFPAAMLARETWVPLRVEEDGDGLPQVVVATAGRPSAHIAEVVVQRTGVPRVRQVVTTDWDVQRALRTVWRDELVHDAVDALAERRPDESASTVFVRPQLAAAAALLVATVTGLVLDPSLTMLVLVGTVNVAVALAVGAKALISTVGTASETVEQVTAAEVAALEDAELPVYTILVPVYKEAGIVGLLMRNLADLDWPREKLEILLLLEEDDPETLTAALAAAPPDIVRIVVVPHSLPKTKPRACNVGLAFARGQYVVIYDAEDRPDADQLKKSLVAFRKGGDDLVCVQAALNYFNARENLLTRMFTLEYSSWFDYTLAGLDQLRLPIPLGGTSNHFRTDMLRDLGGWDPYNVTEDADLGIRASARGHRVAVVNSTTYEEANMAVGNWIRQRSRWIKGYMQTVLVHTRHPWRLLRSVGPRQTAGFALLIGGTPLMFLAAPWLYAMLVVELLWPGALTPALPAWLVQVSLANLLLGNGVIIYLSLLAGFKRRTYGLVPFALLSPLYWLLHSVASYKALWQLVVNPFYWEKTDHGLSSHVRVEDVPGMDDGPATARPVPAPRDGARLTDPQAVPVPRPAPDGSPADRA, encoded by the coding sequence GTGACGGATCCCGCGCCCGCTGGCGCCACCACGTACCCGGCGCCGGGCCCGGCCGCGGACCGGAGCGTCGTGCCCGAGCGGCTGGGCACCGTCCTGGTCGAGCAGGGCGTGCTCACCGCGGCCCAGCTGGCCGAGGCCCTGGCGCAGCACGAGCGGGTCGGTGCGCCGCTGGGCTCCGTCGTCCTGGCCAAGGGCTGGGTGACCCGGCGCGAGCTCTACGTCGGCCTGGCCGCGGTGTGGGGTGCGGACCTGGCGTTCGTCGACCCGGTGGAGGTCGACGAGGAGCTGGCCCGGCGCTTCCCCGCCGCGATGCTGGCCCGCGAGACCTGGGTGCCGCTGCGCGTCGAGGAGGACGGCGACGGCCTGCCCCAGGTCGTCGTCGCCACCGCCGGCCGCCCGTCGGCGCACATCGCCGAGGTGGTCGTGCAGCGCACCGGCGTCCCCCGGGTGCGGCAGGTCGTCACCACCGACTGGGACGTGCAGCGGGCGCTGCGCACCGTGTGGCGGGACGAGCTGGTGCACGACGCGGTGGACGCGCTGGCCGAGCGCCGGCCCGACGAGTCGGCGTCCACCGTGTTCGTCCGGCCCCAGCTCGCCGCCGCGGCCGCCCTGCTCGTGGCCACCGTGACCGGCCTGGTGCTCGACCCGTCGCTGACCATGCTCGTGCTCGTCGGCACGGTGAACGTCGCCGTCGCCCTCGCCGTCGGCGCCAAGGCCCTGATCAGCACCGTGGGCACCGCGTCGGAGACCGTCGAGCAGGTCACCGCCGCCGAGGTCGCCGCGCTGGAGGACGCCGAGCTGCCCGTCTACACGATCCTCGTCCCGGTCTACAAGGAGGCCGGGATCGTCGGGCTCCTGATGCGCAACCTGGCCGACCTGGACTGGCCCCGGGAGAAGCTGGAGATCCTGCTGCTGCTGGAGGAGGACGACCCCGAGACGCTGACCGCCGCACTGGCCGCCGCCCCGCCGGACATCGTGCGCATCGTCGTCGTCCCGCACTCGCTGCCCAAGACCAAGCCGCGCGCCTGCAACGTCGGGCTGGCCTTCGCCCGTGGCCAGTACGTGGTCATCTACGACGCCGAGGACCGCCCCGACGCCGACCAGCTGAAGAAGTCCCTCGTCGCCTTCCGCAAGGGCGGGGACGACCTGGTCTGCGTGCAGGCGGCGCTGAACTACTTCAACGCCCGGGAGAACCTGCTCACCCGGATGTTCACCTTGGAGTACTCCTCCTGGTTCGACTACACCCTCGCCGGGCTGGACCAGCTGCGGCTGCCCATCCCGCTGGGCGGCACGAGCAACCACTTCCGCACCGACATGCTGCGCGACCTCGGTGGCTGGGACCCCTACAACGTCACCGAGGACGCCGACCTCGGCATCCGGGCCTCCGCGCGCGGCCACCGCGTCGCCGTCGTCAACTCGACGACGTACGAGGAGGCCAACATGGCCGTCGGCAACTGGATCCGGCAGCGCAGCCGCTGGATCAAGGGCTACATGCAGACCGTCCTGGTGCACACCCGGCACCCGTGGCGGCTGCTGCGCAGCGTCGGCCCGCGGCAGACGGCCGGCTTCGCGCTGCTCATCGGCGGCACCCCGCTGATGTTCCTGGCCGCCCCGTGGCTCTACGCGATGCTGGTGGTGGAGCTCCTGTGGCCCGGGGCGCTCACGCCCGCGCTGCCCGCGTGGCTGGTGCAGGTGAGCCTGGCGAACCTGCTGCTGGGCAACGGCGTGATCATCTACCTGTCGCTGCTGGCCGGCTTCAAGCGGCGCACCTACGGCCTGGTGCCCTTCGCCCTGCTCTCCCCGCTCTACTGGCTGCTGCACTCGGTCGCCTCGTACAAGGCGCTGTGGCAGCTGGTGGTCAACCCGTTCTACTGGGAGAAGACCGACCACGGGCTGTCCAGTCACGTCCGGGTGGAGGACGTGCCGGGCATGGACGACGGCCCGGCGACGGCACGCCCGGTGCCGGCCCCGCGGGACGGCGCCCGGCTGACGGACCCGCAGGCCGTCCCCGTGCCACGCCCCGCGCCGGACGGCTCGCCGGCGGACCGGGCATGA
- a CDS encoding DUF6910 family protein has protein sequence MRITVDDVRALTFDDGTPVTAASAIAPLGDGWLVAPDDATIAAWVRPAGVTPVRVLPPVEGLDHFSEPAGTKHLKPDLEVACPAEVDGEPAVLLLGSGSTPRRMRGVLVRLEDGEPVVRSGELGPLYDRVGRLLEVPADQLNLEGASRHQDTVRWFHRGNLAAGEGPASVDVPLGALVAAVLGRADAGAVPVSAPRSYDLGRVAGVGLAVTDAIALPDGRVLLSAAAEDTPNAVDDGPVVAAALALVDGETVLDIAALPEVGGRVHKVEGLALRGIEDARVCLLGVVDDDDPTAPSVQLELLVEFS, from the coding sequence ATGCGGATCACGGTGGACGACGTCCGGGCGCTGACCTTCGACGACGGGACGCCGGTGACGGCGGCGTCCGCGATCGCACCGCTGGGCGACGGCTGGCTGGTCGCCCCGGACGACGCGACGATCGCCGCCTGGGTGCGGCCGGCCGGGGTGACGCCGGTGCGCGTGCTGCCGCCGGTCGAGGGCCTGGACCACTTCAGCGAGCCGGCGGGCACCAAGCACCTCAAGCCCGACCTGGAGGTGGCCTGCCCGGCCGAGGTGGACGGGGAGCCGGCGGTCCTGCTGCTGGGGTCGGGGTCGACGCCCCGGCGCATGCGCGGGGTGCTCGTGCGCCTGGAGGACGGCGAACCCGTCGTCCGGTCCGGCGAGCTCGGCCCGCTCTACGACCGGGTGGGACGGCTGCTGGAGGTGCCGGCGGACCAGCTGAACCTGGAGGGGGCCAGCCGGCACCAGGACACCGTCCGCTGGTTCCACCGGGGCAACCTCGCCGCCGGTGAGGGGCCGGCCAGCGTCGACGTGCCGCTGGGCGCCCTGGTCGCCGCGGTGCTGGGCCGGGCCGACGCCGGTGCGGTGCCGGTCTCGGCGCCCCGGTCCTACGACCTCGGCCGGGTGGCCGGGGTGGGGCTGGCGGTCACGGACGCGATCGCGCTGCCCGACGGGCGGGTCCTGCTGTCGGCGGCCGCCGAGGACACCCCCAACGCGGTCGACGACGGGCCGGTGGTCGCCGCGGCCCTCGCCCTGGTCGACGGCGAGACGGTGCTCGACATCGCCGCGCTGCCCGAGGTCGGGGGCCGGGTGCACAAGGTGGAGGGGCTGGCGTTGCGCGGGATCGAGGACGCCCGGGTGTGCCTGCTGGGCGTGGTCGACGACGACGACCCGACGGCGCCGTCGGTGCAGCTGGAGCTGCTGGTCGAGTTCAGCTGA
- a CDS encoding DUF3618 domain-containing protein: MPRTPEQIQQEIDAARESLGATLDELAFRTNPQRLADQGKAKVQEFLQSPPGIAIVGVVGLTVTFVVTRKVVRRIRHTDRPRVEPVVTYRREPKVTYRRVR, translated from the coding sequence GTGCCGAGGACCCCTGAGCAGATCCAGCAGGAGATCGACGCCGCCCGCGAGTCGCTGGGGGCCACCCTGGACGAACTGGCGTTCCGGACGAACCCGCAGCGCCTGGCCGACCAGGGCAAGGCGAAGGTGCAGGAGTTCCTGCAGAGCCCGCCCGGCATCGCGATCGTCGGCGTGGTCGGTCTCACCGTCACCTTCGTCGTGACCCGGAAGGTCGTCCGCCGCATCCGGCACACCGACCGCCCCCGGGTGGAGCCCGTGGTCACGTACCGTCGCGAGCCCAAGGTCACCTACCGCCGGGTGCGCTGA
- a CDS encoding DUF427 domain-containing protein, giving the protein MYPPPRDPVGPGQESVWSYPRPPSAEVTGRRLELTLGGRVIARTDRAVRVCETSHPPVFYVPRDDVEASVLERGAGSSWCEFKGMATYWDAVVDGVRHPSIAWSYEQPTPGYEQLRGALAFYPSRLDGATVDGEPVRAQAGDFYGGWITDEVVGPFKGEPGTRGW; this is encoded by the coding sequence GTGTACCCACCGCCGCGTGACCCCGTCGGACCCGGCCAGGAGTCGGTCTGGAGCTACCCGCGACCGCCGTCGGCCGAGGTGACCGGGCGACGCCTCGAGCTCACCCTCGGCGGGCGGGTGATCGCCCGCACCGACCGTGCGGTCCGGGTCTGCGAGACCAGCCACCCGCCGGTCTTCTACGTGCCGCGCGACGACGTCGAGGCCAGCGTCCTGGAGCGGGGCGCCGGCTCGTCGTGGTGCGAGTTCAAGGGCATGGCCACCTACTGGGACGCCGTCGTCGACGGCGTGCGCCACCCGTCGATCGCCTGGTCCTACGAGCAGCCCACCCCCGGCTACGAGCAGCTGCGCGGCGCGCTCGCCTTCTACCCGAGCCGGCTGGACGGCGCCACGGTCGACGGTGAGCCGGTGCGGGCCCAGGCCGGCGACTTCTACGGCGGCTGGATCACCGACGAGGTCGTGGGCCCGTTCAAGGGGGAGCCGGGGACCCGCGGCTGGTGA
- a CDS encoding metal-sensitive transcriptional regulator gives MTGYAGNKDQVLARLKRVEGQVRGIARMVEDDTYCIDVLTQVSAATKALQAVALNLLDDHLGHCVRDAVASSADDDGAAAEEKIAEASAAIARLVRS, from the coding sequence ATGACGGGCTACGCCGGCAACAAGGACCAGGTGCTCGCGCGCCTCAAGCGGGTCGAGGGCCAGGTCCGCGGCATCGCGCGGATGGTCGAGGACGACACGTACTGCATCGACGTCCTCACCCAGGTCTCCGCGGCCACCAAGGCACTCCAGGCGGTCGCGCTCAACCTGCTCGACGACCACCTCGGCCACTGCGTCCGCGACGCGGTGGCCAGCAGTGCCGACGACGACGGTGCCGCCGCCGAGGAGAAGATCGCCGAGGCCTCGGCCGCCATTGCCCGGCTCGTCCGTTCCTGA
- a CDS encoding heavy-metal-associated domain-containing protein yields MQTLDFTVTGMTCQHCVASVTEEVTELAGVQEVDVDLATGRLHVVGDVTPDQVQAAVAEAGDYTAQPA; encoded by the coding sequence GTGCAGACCCTGGACTTCACCGTCACCGGCATGACCTGCCAGCACTGCGTCGCCTCCGTCACCGAGGAGGTCACCGAGCTCGCCGGCGTGCAGGAGGTCGACGTCGACCTGGCCACCGGCCGGCTGCACGTCGTCGGCGACGTCACCCCCGACCAGGTGCAGGCCGCCGTGGCCGAGGCCGGCGACTACACCGCCCAGCCGGCATGA
- a CDS encoding heavy metal translocating P-type ATPase — translation MSAGPQAEPSAAGGPADGRPVAQEEVRLDITGMTCASCANRIERKLNKLDGVQASVNYATEAATVRFDPARVEADQLVATVAAAGYSAALPAPPVAEDAAAVADETAAPTPEAALRQRLLVSAALTLPVLVLSMVPALQFDNWQWLALTLASPVAVWGAWPFHRAAVVNARHGASTMDTLVSIGISAAYLWSLWALFLGDAGMPGMRMEFTLLPERGAGTHEIYLEVAAAVTVFLLAGRWAEARAKRRSGAALTALLELGAKDAAVLRDGREVRVPIGQLVVGDRFVVRPGEKVATDGLVVSGSSAVDLSMLTGESVPVEVSAGDRVTGATVNVGGRLVVEATRVGTDTTLAQLGRLVTQAQSGKAQVQRLADRVSAVFVPVVLVIAVATLVTWLLVTGDVTAAFTAAVAVLVIACPCALGLATPTALLVGTGRGAQLGVLIKGPEVLESTRRVDTVLLDKTGTVTTGQMSLVQVAGHPETLRLAAAVEAGSEHPIARAIVADAGELPEVEGFASEQGIGVQGRVEGRDVVVGRTSAMPGPVAADLAAVVEQAEQAGQTAVLVAVDGAVAGVCVVADTVKPTSAAAIGRLRELGLAPVLLTGDNARAAAAVARSVGLDPDRGEVVAGVLPAGKVDVVRDLQDRGRVVAMVGDGVNDAPALAQADLGLAMGSGADVAIEASDLTLVRADLDAAVDAVRLSRRTLAVIKGNLFWAFAYNVALVPLAALGFLNPLLAGLAMAASSVLVVTNSLRLRAFRSSAPAA, via the coding sequence ATGAGCGCCGGGCCCCAGGCGGAGCCGTCTGCAGCCGGGGGCCCGGCCGACGGGCGCCCCGTCGCCCAGGAGGAGGTCCGCCTCGACATCACCGGCATGACCTGCGCCAGCTGCGCGAACCGGATCGAGCGCAAGCTCAACAAGCTCGACGGCGTGCAGGCCAGCGTCAACTACGCCACCGAGGCCGCGACCGTCCGGTTCGACCCAGCCCGGGTCGAGGCCGACCAGCTGGTGGCCACGGTGGCGGCCGCCGGCTACTCCGCGGCGCTGCCGGCCCCACCGGTCGCCGAGGACGCCGCCGCGGTGGCCGACGAGACGGCGGCCCCCACGCCCGAGGCGGCACTGCGCCAGCGGCTGCTGGTCAGCGCCGCGCTCACCCTGCCGGTCCTGGTGCTGTCCATGGTCCCGGCGCTGCAGTTCGACAACTGGCAGTGGCTCGCGCTCACGCTGGCCAGCCCGGTCGCGGTGTGGGGCGCCTGGCCGTTCCACCGCGCCGCCGTGGTCAACGCCCGGCACGGCGCCAGCACCATGGACACCCTGGTCTCGATCGGGATCAGCGCCGCGTACCTGTGGTCGCTGTGGGCGCTGTTCCTCGGCGACGCGGGGATGCCGGGCATGCGGATGGAGTTCACGCTCCTGCCCGAGCGCGGCGCCGGCACGCACGAGATCTACCTGGAGGTCGCCGCGGCGGTCACCGTCTTCCTGCTGGCCGGCCGCTGGGCCGAGGCGCGGGCCAAGCGCCGGTCCGGTGCCGCGCTGACCGCACTGCTGGAGCTCGGGGCCAAGGACGCCGCCGTCCTACGGGACGGGCGCGAGGTCCGGGTGCCGATCGGCCAGCTCGTCGTCGGCGACCGGTTCGTCGTCCGGCCGGGGGAGAAGGTCGCCACCGACGGCCTCGTCGTCAGCGGCAGCTCCGCGGTCGACCTGTCGATGCTGACCGGGGAGAGCGTGCCGGTCGAGGTCTCCGCCGGCGACCGGGTGACCGGTGCGACGGTCAACGTCGGCGGCCGGCTGGTCGTCGAGGCCACCCGGGTCGGCACGGACACGACACTGGCCCAGCTCGGCCGCCTGGTCACCCAGGCGCAGAGCGGCAAGGCCCAGGTGCAGCGGCTGGCCGACCGGGTCTCGGCGGTGTTCGTCCCCGTCGTCCTGGTCATCGCGGTGGCCACCCTGGTCACCTGGCTGCTGGTGACCGGTGACGTGACGGCCGCCTTCACCGCCGCGGTCGCGGTGCTGGTGATCGCCTGCCCCTGCGCCCTGGGGCTGGCCACGCCCACCGCGCTGCTGGTCGGCACCGGGCGCGGCGCCCAGCTCGGCGTGCTGATCAAGGGCCCGGAGGTGCTGGAGAGCACCCGCCGCGTCGACACCGTGCTGCTGGACAAGACCGGCACCGTCACCACCGGGCAGATGAGCCTGGTGCAGGTGGCCGGGCACCCGGAGACGCTGCGGCTGGCGGCGGCCGTGGAGGCCGGGTCCGAGCACCCGATCGCCCGGGCGATCGTCGCCGATGCCGGTGAGCTCCCCGAGGTCGAGGGGTTCGCCAGCGAGCAGGGGATCGGCGTGCAGGGCCGGGTCGAGGGCCGGGACGTCGTCGTCGGGCGCACCTCGGCCATGCCGGGGCCGGTGGCGGCCGACCTGGCCGCGGTGGTCGAGCAGGCCGAGCAGGCCGGGCAGACCGCCGTCCTGGTCGCCGTGGACGGCGCGGTCGCCGGGGTCTGCGTCGTCGCCGACACCGTCAAGCCCACCAGCGCCGCCGCGATCGGCCGGCTGCGGGAGCTGGGGCTGGCGCCGGTGCTGCTGACCGGTGACAACGCCCGAGCCGCCGCGGCGGTCGCCCGCTCGGTGGGGCTGGACCCCGACCGCGGCGAGGTGGTCGCCGGGGTGCTGCCCGCGGGCAAGGTCGACGTCGTCCGGGACCTGCAGGACCGGGGCCGGGTGGTCGCCATGGTCGGGGACGGCGTGAACGACGCGCCGGCGCTGGCCCAGGCCGACCTCGGGCTGGCGATGGGCTCGGGCGCCGACGTCGCGATCGAGGCCAGCGACCTGACCCTGGTGCGGGCCGACCTGGATGCCGCGGTCGACGCCGTCCGGCTGTCCCGGCGGACCCTCGCGGTGATCAAGGGCAACCTTTTCTGGGCGTTCGCCTACAACGTCGCCCTGGTGCCGCTGGCCGCCCTGGGGTTCCTCAACCCGCTGCTGGCCGGGCTGGCGATGGCGGCGTCCTCGGTGCTGGTGGTCACCAACAGCCTGCGGCTGCGGGCCTTCCGCTCGAGCGCGCCGGCGGCCTGA
- a CDS encoding TetR/AcrR family transcriptional regulator, producing MPPLTPDDAARRSRGGRPRDPSRDGAIRSAILQVLAESGYAALTMDAVAASAGVGKATIYRRWRTKSELVADAVAELSQKSIEPPDTGSLEGDLRLLLRWLVDAVNGPLGAATLSLLSALPHEPELREAFHSGPMEVWSSTFRQVWERAEARGEVHPAALGTAVASTASSPILQRWLFGGEPVSVEFADEVLTDVVLPLIEARRAA from the coding sequence GTGCCTCCCCTCACCCCCGACGACGCTGCACGCCGCAGCCGTGGCGGCCGGCCGCGCGACCCCTCCCGCGACGGGGCCATCCGGTCGGCGATCCTGCAGGTCCTGGCCGAGTCCGGCTACGCGGCGCTGACCATGGACGCCGTCGCTGCGTCCGCCGGCGTCGGCAAGGCCACGATCTACCGTCGCTGGCGGACCAAGTCCGAGCTGGTCGCCGACGCGGTGGCCGAGCTGAGCCAGAAGTCGATCGAGCCACCCGACACCGGCTCGCTGGAAGGGGACCTGCGGCTCCTGCTGCGCTGGCTGGTCGACGCGGTCAACGGCCCGCTCGGCGCGGCCACGCTGTCGCTGCTGTCGGCCCTGCCGCACGAGCCGGAGCTCCGCGAGGCCTTCCACAGCGGCCCCATGGAGGTCTGGAGCTCGACGTTCCGTCAGGTGTGGGAGCGCGCCGAGGCCCGCGGCGAGGTGCACCCGGCCGCGCTGGGCACCGCGGTGGCCTCGACGGCGAGCTCGCCGATCCTGCAGCGCTGGCTCTTCGGCGGGGAGCCGGTCTCGGTCGAGTTCGCCGACGAGGTGTTGACCGACGTCGTGCTGCCGCTGATCGAGGCCCGCCGCGCGGCGTGA
- a CDS encoding EAL domain-containing protein has protein sequence MNGPADVVRPSWETPERARRLLLASTLDHVLPSISRVAGAMGLRLGTAPGLLDVVDDEGGRRIDRLFQRLARELTAAEIEAVRVTTDPPSDGVALATRLLTAPTLATELARRGVTVEMALLTDAELWPVYQPIMSLTTGGMVGHEALLRGRVDGREVGGGDLFFLAERAGWLRRLDRVAREAAIRGAAGWLGSADLYVNSDPAAVHRPSVCLASTERAVHDSGIDPRQLVFEVVASHAVIDHEHLLSVLEHHRTLGWRVALDDVGVGWSSLALVSVVRPDVVKLSKTLVSRLHEPGAQAIARALAELTHLQGGVVVAEGIESERVADQARAVGADLGQGWLFGRPVRPEPEAEPELAFA, from the coding sequence GTGAACGGGCCTGCCGACGTCGTCCGTCCCTCCTGGGAGACCCCTGAGCGTGCCCGCCGGCTGCTGCTGGCGAGCACCCTCGACCACGTGCTGCCCAGCATCTCCCGGGTCGCCGGGGCGATGGGGCTGCGGCTCGGCACCGCCCCCGGCCTGCTGGACGTCGTGGACGACGAGGGCGGCCGGCGGATCGACCGGCTGTTCCAGCGGCTGGCCCGCGAGCTCACCGCCGCCGAGATCGAGGCCGTCCGGGTGACCACCGACCCGCCCAGCGACGGTGTCGCCCTGGCCACCCGGCTGCTGACCGCGCCCACCCTCGCCACCGAGCTCGCCCGGCGGGGGGTGACCGTGGAGATGGCCCTGCTCACCGACGCGGAGCTCTGGCCGGTCTACCAGCCGATCATGTCCCTCACGACCGGCGGCATGGTGGGCCACGAGGCGCTGCTGCGCGGCCGGGTCGACGGACGGGAGGTCGGCGGCGGCGACCTGTTCTTCCTCGCCGAGCGGGCCGGCTGGCTGCGCCGGCTGGACCGGGTGGCCCGCGAGGCCGCCATCCGCGGCGCGGCCGGCTGGCTGGGCAGCGCGGACCTCTACGTCAACTCCGACCCGGCGGCGGTCCACCGGCCCTCGGTGTGCCTGGCCAGCACCGAGCGGGCGGTGCACGACAGCGGCATCGACCCCCGGCAGCTGGTGTTCGAGGTGGTGGCCTCGCACGCGGTGATCGACCATGAGCACCTGCTCTCGGTGCTCGAGCACCACCGGACCCTGGGCTGGCGGGTCGCGCTGGACGACGTCGGCGTCGGCTGGTCGAGCCTGGCGCTGGTGAGCGTGGTGCGCCCCGACGTCGTCAAGCTGAGCAAGACCCTGGTCTCCCGGCTGCACGAACCCGGAGCCCAGGCCATCGCCCGGGCGCTCGCCGAGCTGACCCACCTGCAGGGCGGGGTCGTGGTGGCCGAGGGCATCGAGTCCGAGCGGGTCGCGGACCAGGCGCGCGCCGTGGGGGCGGACCTGGGTCAGGGCTGGCTGTTCGGCCGGCCGGTGCGCCCCGAGCCCGAGGCCGAACCCGAGCTCGCCTTCGCCTGA